The following are encoded together in the Scomber japonicus isolate fScoJap1 chromosome 20, fScoJap1.pri, whole genome shotgun sequence genome:
- the LOC128381149 gene encoding glucagon receptor-like: MKASNEALLTQSIKFEMASGKVLEETYRKWVQYKEDCIKMIGNVPVTQVGVFCNRSFDRYACWPDTPAGSMVNISCPFYLPWYHKVSQGVVRRRCDTDGLWERDDSGQVWRDMTQCEEEKEVTSQELWFKQLMVSFRMLYTVGYSLSLLALIIALIILLSFRKLHCTRNYIHANLFMSFILRAISVIVKDTMLEHHWGREIMKQTDVSDMLSHQAALGCRIAQVIMQYCVLANHYWFFGEAIYLYSVLIASVFIDNNKTLSYICFGWGAPLLFVVPWVVMKVLKENNECWAVNTNMTYWWIIRFPILFASLINFLIFMKIVKVILSKLRASNQSGYPDYKLRLAKATLTLIPLFGIHEIIFIFATDEQTTGVLRYFKVFFTLFLNSFQGFLVAVLYCYANKEVRTELRRKLRSWRIEAEVVCCGQ, translated from the exons ATGAAAGCCAGTAATGAGGCTCTATTGACTCAATCCATCAAA TTTGAGATGGCCAGTGGGAAAGTCTTAGAGGAGACTTACCGGAAGTGGGTCCAGTATAAAGAAGACTGTATTAAAATGATCGGGAATGTGCCAGTCACTCAAG TGGGTGTGTTCTGTAACAGGTCATTTGACAGATATGCTTGCTGGCCAGATACTCCTGCTGGCTCTATGGTCAACATCTCCTGCCCTTTCTACCTGCCCTGGTATCACAAAG TGTCACAAGGTGTTGTGCGTAGGCGGTGTGACACTGATGGCCTTTGGGAGAGAGATGACAGCGGGCAGGTGTGGAGAGACATGACACAGtgtgaagaggaaaaagaagtcACATCTCAGGAG ctgTGGTTCAAACAATTGATGGTGAGCTTCAGGATGTTGTACACTGTTGGCTATTCCTTGTCCCTCTTGGCGCTCATCATAGCTCTTATCATTCTTCTGAGCTTTAG GAAACTGCATTGCACAAGGAACTACATTCACGCTAACCTCTTCATGTCCTTCATACTACGAGCCATATCTGTCATCGTTAAGGACACCATGCTTGAACACCACTGGGGAAGGGAAATCATGAAACAGACCGATGTGAGTGACATGCTCAGTCACCAG GCTGCTCTTGGCTGCAGGATAGCACAGGTGATAATGCAGTACTGTGTGCTGGCCAATCACTACTGGTTCTTTGGAGAAGCGATTTATTTGTACTCTGTGCTTATTGCCTCCGTGTTCATCGACAACAACAAAACCTTGTCTTACATCTGTTTTGGCTGGG GAGCCCCCCTTCTATTCGTGGTTCCCTGGGTAGTGATGAAGGTATTGAAAGAAAACaatga GTGTTGGGCTGTTAATACAAACATGACCTACTGGTGGATCATTCGTTTCCCAATTCTTTTTGCTTCACTA ATCAACTTTCTAATTTTCATGAAGATCGTGAAGGTCATCCTTTCCAAATTGCGAGCCAGCAACCAAAGTGGATACCCTGATTATAAACTTCG GCTTGCCAAGGCAACCCTTACCCTCATTCCTCTGTTTGGgattcatgagatcatattcATCTTTGCTACAGATGAGCAGACCACAGGGGTTCTGCGCTACTTTAAAGTCTTCTTcaccctttttcttaattcatttCAG GGCTTTCTGGTGGCTGTTCTCTACTGCTACGCCAACAAAGAG GTAAGGACAGAGCTGAGAAGGAAGTTGCGCAGCTGGAGGATAGAGGCAGAGGTTGTATGCTGTGGACAGTGA